A portion of the Oncorhynchus gorbuscha isolate QuinsamMale2020 ecotype Even-year linkage group LG19, OgorEven_v1.0, whole genome shotgun sequence genome contains these proteins:
- the LOC124004842 gene encoding nuclear inhibitor of protein phosphatase 1-like — protein sequence MATIATATNLPSFDCPTWAGKPPPGLHLDVMKGDKMVEKLIIDEKKYYLFGRNPDMCDFTIDHQSCSRVHAALVYHKHLKRVFLIDNNSTHGTFLGHIRLEPNKPQQVPIDSTMSFGASTRAYTIREKPQSQQGTNAATGDSKAGEDEEGSKGLLGLPEEETELENLTEFNTAHNKRISTLTIEEGNLEIQRPKRKRRNSRVTFNEDDEVINPEDIDPSVGRFRNMVQTAVVPIKKQKMERHGSLSMDDVVTRRIHNYTFGGGLYGDLPPTSHEGHHAGAQSGATILGGLPLPFPNPAPEVNLAPDAPQPPVTLNPVPVTGPYLSEVLNEPRKKKYAKEAWPGKKPTPSLLI from the exons ATGGCGACAATTGCAACTGCTACAAATTTACCATCTTTTGATTGTCCAACATG GGCAGGCAAGCCCCCTCCAGGACTCCATTTGGACGTGATGAAAGGTGACAAAATGGTCGAG AAACTGATCATTGACGAGAAAAAGTACTACTTATTCGGGAGGAACCCGGACATGTGTGACTTCACCATCGACCACCAGTCATGTTCACGCGTGCATGCTGCCCTGGTCTACCACAAGCACCTGAAGAGGGTGTTCCTTATTGATAACAACAGCA CGCATGGTACCTTCCTGGGACACATCCGCCTGGAGCCCAATAAGCCTCAGCAGGTCCCCATAGACTCCACCATGTCGTTCGGGGCGTCCACGCGAGCCTACACCATCCGGGAGAAACCTCAGAGCCAGCAAGGAACCAATGCCGCCACAGGGGACAGCAAGGCCGGAGAGGACGAGGAGGGGTCTAAGGGCCTCTTAGGATTACCAGAGGAGGAGACCGAGTTAGAG AACCTGACAGAGTTCAACACGGCCCACAACAAGCGcatctccaccctgaccatcgaGGAGGGCAACCTAGAGATCCAGAGACCCAAGAGGAAGAGGCGGAACTCCAGAGTCACCTTCAACGAGGACGATGAGGTTATCAACCCGG AGGACATTGATCCTTCAGTGGGGCGCTTCAGAAACATGGTGCAGACTGCTGTCGTCCCTATAAAG AAACAGAAAATGGAGAGGCACGGCTCACTTAGTATGGACGACGTTGTGACGAGGCGCATCCACAACTACACCTTCGGCGGCGGCCTTTACGGGGACCTGCCACCCACCAGCCACGAGGGCCACCACGCCGGGGCCCAGAGCGGAGCCACTATCCTGGGGGGTCTCCCTCTGCCCTTCCCCAACCCGGCCCCAGAGGTGAACCTGGCCCCGGACGCCCCCCAGCCACCTGTCACGCTCAACCCTGTCCCCGTTACAGGCCCCTATCTCTCCGAGGTTCTCAACGAGCCCCGCAAGAAAAAGTACGCTAAAGAGGCATGGCCAGGCAAGAAGCCCACCCCCTCCCTACTAATCTAA